One region of Streptomyces davaonensis JCM 4913 genomic DNA includes:
- a CDS encoding TetR/AcrR family transcriptional regulator translates to MTDTAAPRRGRGRRTRSESADTRARILAVAREEFSERGYEKTSVRGIAKAAGVDSALVHHYFGTKEQIFEAAVEVAFAPAFRARDTVVDGPLDGVGERLTRMIFGLWENPVTRAPLLAIVRSAVNNESAAAVFRKLISAQLLRRIVEQLDLPDADLRTELAAAQLVGVAMMRYVIKIEPIASADPEQIIARVAPVVQGHLTNP, encoded by the coding sequence GTGACCGACACCGCCGCTCCGCGCCGGGGGCGGGGCCGCCGTACGCGCAGTGAGTCCGCCGACACCCGAGCCCGGATCCTGGCCGTGGCCCGCGAGGAGTTCTCCGAGCGGGGATACGAGAAGACGTCCGTACGCGGGATCGCCAAGGCGGCCGGGGTGGACTCCGCGCTCGTGCACCACTACTTCGGCACCAAGGAACAGATCTTCGAGGCGGCCGTGGAGGTCGCCTTCGCCCCCGCGTTCCGGGCCCGCGACACCGTCGTCGACGGCCCCCTCGACGGCGTGGGCGAGCGGCTCACCCGGATGATCTTCGGGCTCTGGGAGAACCCGGTGACGAGGGCCCCGCTGCTCGCGATCGTCCGCTCGGCGGTGAACAACGAGAGCGCGGCCGCGGTCTTCCGCAAGCTGATCTCGGCCCAGTTGCTGCGCCGTATCGTCGAACAGCTCGACCTGCCCGACGCCGATCTGCGCACCGAGCTCGCGGCGGCGCAGCTGGTGGGTGTCGCGATGATGCGGTACGTCATCAAGATCGAGCCGATCGCGTCGGCGGATCCCGAGCAGATCATCGCGCGGGTGGCCCCCGTGGTGCAGGGGCATCTGACCAATCCCTGA
- a CDS encoding sugar phosphate isomerase/epimerase family protein codes for MAEPVVRIPDAKVALSTASVYPESTATAFEIAARLGYDGVEVMVWTDPVSQDIEALRRLSDYHRIPILAVHAPCLLITQRVWSTDPWTKLQRAQAAAEKLGASTVVVHPPFRWQRQYARDFVAGIWRMANETDVRFAVENMYPWRYRDREMLAYAPEWDVTKDDYRHFTVDLSHTATARTDAIHMIDRMGDRLGHVHLADGRGSAKDEHLVPGRGTQPCAEVLERLALTGFDGHVVIEVNTRRAMSSAEREADLAEALAFTRLHLASAVKVPRP; via the coding sequence GTGGCAGAACCAGTGGTGCGCATCCCGGATGCGAAGGTCGCTCTGTCGACGGCCTCGGTCTATCCGGAGTCGACGGCGACGGCCTTCGAGATCGCGGCGCGCCTCGGGTACGACGGCGTCGAGGTCATGGTGTGGACCGATCCCGTCAGCCAGGACATCGAGGCCCTGCGCCGGCTCAGCGACTACCACCGCATCCCGATCCTCGCCGTGCACGCCCCCTGCCTGCTCATCACCCAGCGCGTGTGGTCCACCGACCCCTGGACCAAACTCCAGCGCGCCCAGGCGGCGGCCGAGAAGCTGGGCGCCAGTACGGTCGTGGTGCACCCCCCGTTCCGCTGGCAGCGCCAGTACGCGCGGGACTTCGTCGCCGGAATCTGGCGCATGGCGAACGAGACGGATGTGCGGTTCGCCGTCGAGAACATGTACCCCTGGCGCTACCGCGACCGCGAGATGCTCGCGTACGCCCCCGAGTGGGATGTCACGAAGGACGACTACCGTCACTTCACGGTCGATCTCAGCCACACGGCGACCGCCCGCACCGATGCCATCCATATGATCGACCGTATGGGTGACCGACTGGGACATGTGCACCTCGCCGACGGGCGCGGCTCGGCCAAGGACGAGCATCTGGTCCCCGGCCGCGGTACTCAGCCGTGCGCCGAGGTGCTGGAACGTCTCGCCCTGACCGGGTTCGACGGTCATGTCGTCATCGAGGTCAACACCCGCCGCGCCATGTCCAGCGCCGAGCGCGAGGCCGATCTCGCCGAGGCGCTCGCCTTCACCCGGCTCCATCTGGCCTCCGCCGTGAAGGTGCCCCGGCCGTGA
- a CDS encoding Ppx/GppA phosphatase family protein → MRLGVLDVGSNTVHLLVVDAHPGARPLPAHSHKADLRLAQLLDESGAIGPDGVDKLISVVQEALQAAEDKGVEDLLPFATSAVREASNADDVLARVKAETGVELQVLTGAEEARLTFLAVRRWFGWSAGKLLVLDIGGGSLEIAYGIDEEPDAAVSLPLGAGRLTAGWLPADPPEPEDIRALRRHVRAQIARTVGEFSRFGRPDHVVATSKTFKQLARIAGAARSAEGLYVQRDLKRESLEAWVPQLAGMTAAQRAELPGVSEGRAGQLLAGALVAEGAMDLFGVETLEICPWALREGVILRRLDHMPTA, encoded by the coding sequence ATGAGACTCGGTGTCCTCGACGTGGGATCTAACACGGTGCATCTCCTGGTGGTGGATGCGCACCCGGGCGCGCGACCGCTGCCCGCGCACTCGCACAAGGCGGATCTGCGCCTTGCCCAACTGCTCGACGAGAGCGGAGCGATCGGTCCCGACGGGGTCGACAAGCTGATCTCGGTCGTCCAGGAGGCGCTTCAGGCGGCCGAGGACAAGGGCGTGGAGGATCTGCTGCCCTTCGCCACGTCCGCGGTGCGGGAGGCGAGCAACGCGGACGACGTCCTCGCGCGCGTGAAGGCCGAGACGGGGGTCGAGCTCCAGGTGCTGACCGGCGCCGAGGAGGCCCGGCTGACCTTCCTCGCCGTGCGCCGCTGGTTCGGCTGGTCGGCCGGGAAGCTGCTGGTGCTGGACATCGGCGGCGGCTCCCTGGAGATCGCCTACGGCATCGACGAGGAGCCGGACGCGGCGGTGTCGCTGCCGCTGGGCGCGGGACGGCTGACCGCCGGGTGGCTGCCGGCCGATCCGCCCGAGCCCGAGGACATCCGGGCGCTGCGTCGGCATGTCCGCGCCCAGATCGCTCGTACGGTCGGGGAGTTCAGCCGCTTCGGGCGCCCCGATCATGTCGTGGCCACGTCGAAGACGTTCAAGCAGCTCGCCCGGATCGCCGGTGCGGCGCGCTCCGCGGAGGGCCTGTACGTCCAGCGCGATCTCAAGCGGGAGTCCCTGGAGGCGTGGGTCCCCCAGCTCGCCGGGATGACCGCGGCGCAGCGCGCCGAGCTCCCCGGCGTCTCGGAGGGGCGCGCGGGGCAGCTGCTGGCGGGCGCGCTGGTCGCGGAGGGCGCGATGGACCTGTTCGGCGTGGAGACGCTGGAGATCTGCCCGTGGGCGCTGCGCGAGGGCGTGATCCTGCGGCGGCTGGACCACATGCCTACGGCGTGA